The Phoenix dactylifera cultivar Barhee BC4 chromosome 17, palm_55x_up_171113_PBpolish2nd_filt_p, whole genome shotgun sequence genome contains a region encoding:
- the LOC103721792 gene encoding polycomb group protein EMF2B-like isoform X6, translated as MCRQQSRVHLTAEEQFAAEESLSVYCKPVELYNILQRRAIQNPLLLQRCLQYKIEAKHKRRIQITVSLSGSMNAEGQKQDGLPLYVLLGRPVADVTEHSAVYQLSRACMITTFNEYGKKDQVEASFVIPEIKKLASDARVRNLNIILVSNGEPKGASGENHLSLNHEELTSFPNIEGHCLWGKIPIDSLCSSLERCVTLSLGHKAEMLSTVSMHPCSLEPKFLNQNNCMTFCSHNADPMNSYQVQVSICAQEIGARERSPYNSYSYNDVPTSSLPHIIRLRTGNVLFNYRYYNNTLQKTEVTEDFSCPFCLVRCASFKGLRYHLTSSHDLFNFEFWVTEEYQAVHVSVRTDIWGSEVVSDGVDPRLQTFFYCSKFKRHIRSKNLVQSACHVHPHVLESQSPEAAQEGSHEDYLQKENGTCSSYRLLAYPTDAALLNDNGSYKEEKLQKLSFSETHLMSARHKSESFGSENHYAAECIEPGSSSPDTIGICAASAQASISNDCAQRGSGSNLAPPTVLQFAKTRKLSVERTDPRNSQALLQKRQFFHSHRAQPMVAEQVISDRDSEDEVDDAIADFEDRRMLDDFVDVTKDEKQIMHMWNSFVRKQRVLADGHIPWACQAFSRLHGQVLVRSPALLCVACRLSTSLAPIVKTTCQGRLESKLTKSLIRGGISSEGSLFTCFR; from the exons ATGTGCCGCCAGCAGTCTCGGGTTCATTTGACCGCTGAAGAACAATTTGCAGCTGAAGAAAGCCTTTCGGTTTATTGTAAACCTGTTGAGCTTTACAATATTCTTCAACGACGCGCTATACAAAAT CCGTTGCTTCTTCAAAGATGTTTGCAATACAAGATAGAGGCAAAGCACAAACGGAG GATTCAAATAACTGTATCACTTTCCGGGAGCATGAATGCTGAGGGACAAAAACAAGATGGGTTACCTCTTTATGTGTTATTGGGAAGACCTGTTGCTGATGTTACAGAG CATTCTGCGGTATATCAACTTAGTCGAGCTTGTATGATAACCACCTTCAATGAATATGGGAAGAAAGATCAAGTAGAAGCCAGTTTTGTTATTCCTGAGATTAAGAAGCTAGCATCAGATGCTCGAGTTCGAAATCTCAACATTATCCTTGTCAGTAATG GGGAACCAAAAGGTGCTTCTGGTGAAAATCATCTATCACTGAATCATGAGGAACTCACCTCTTTTCCAA ATATTGAAGGTCATTGTCTATGGGGAAAAATACCAATTGATTCACTTTGTTCATCATTGGAGAGGTGTGTGACGCTGAGTTTAGGACATAAGGCTGAGATGCTTTCGACTGTTAGTATGCACCCGTGCAGTTTGGAG CCTAAATTTTTGAACCAGAACAACTGCATGACCTTTTGTTCTCATAATGCGGATCCTATG AATTCATATCAAGTGCAAGTGAGTATATGTGCACAAGAGATTGGAGCAAGAGAGAGGTCTCCTTATAATTCTTACTCATACAATGATGTTCCAACATCATCATTACCTCATATTATCCG ATTGAGAACGGGAAATGTCCTCTTTAACTATAGATACTACAACAACACACTGCAAAAAAcagaag TAACTGAAGACTTCTCCTGTCCATTTTGCCTGGTGCGATGCGCAAGCTTTAAG GGTTTAAGATATCACTTGACTTCCTCACATGACCTATTcaattttgagttctgg GTAACTGAAGAGTACCAAGCTGTGCATGTCTCTGTGAGGACTGACATATGGGGATCTGAG GTTGTATCTGATGGAGTGGATCCAAGGTTGCAAACCTTTTTTTACTG CTCAAAGTTTAAGAGGCATATAAGATCAAAAAATCTTGTTCAGAGTGCATGTCATGTGCATCCACATGTTTTGGAGTCGCAATCACCAGAAGCAGCCCAAGAAGGTTCTCATGAAGATTATCTGCAGAAAGAAAATGGCACATGTTCCTCTTACAGGCTCCTTGCCTACCCAACAGATGCTGCACTTCTGAATG ATAATGGCTCTTACAAAGAAGAAAAGCTTCAGAAACTATCATTCAGTGAAACCCATTTGATGTCTGCAAGGCATAAATCTGAAAGCTTTGGTTCCGAGAATCATTATGCTGCAGAGTGTATAGAACCTGGCTCATCTAGCCCTGATACTATAGGCATTTGCGCTGCTTCAGCTCAAGCTTCTATCAGTAATGATTGTGCTCAGCGTGGATCTGGAAGCAATCTTGCACCTCCAACTGTGTTGCAATTTGCGAAGACCCGGAAATTATCTGTTGAACGAACTGATCCCAGAAA CAGCCAAGCACTGCTACAAAAACGCCAGTTTTTTCACTCTCACAGAGCTCAG CCAATGGTGGCGGAGCAAGTAATTTCAGATCGGGACAGTGAGGATGAAGTTGATGATGCCATTGCTGATTTTGAAGATAGAAGG ATGCTTGATGATTTTGTGGATGTGACAAAGGACGAGAAGCAAATTATGCATATGTGGAATTCATTTGTCAGGAAACAAAG GGTGCTAGCAGATGGGCACATTCCTTGGGCATGTCAAGCGTTCTCCCGGCTTCATGGACAAGTACTTGTGCGGTCTCCTGCTTTGCTATG TGTCGCATGTCGATTATCCACCTCACTTGCTCCCATTGTCAAGACAACTTGCCAGGGTAGACTGGAATCCAAATTAACCAAGTCATTAATACGTGGAGGCATTTCATCAGAAGGTTCTCTCTTTACTTGCTTCAGATGA
- the LOC103721792 gene encoding polycomb group protein EMF2B-like isoform X1, which translates to MTYQHTWSSLEFYENLYFATFHPECQAYLWRNIGCSCSHSRTADQMCRQQSRVHLTAEEQFAAEESLSVYCKPVELYNILQRRAIQNPLLLQRCLQYKIEAKHKRRIQITVSLSGSMNAEGQKQDGLPLYVLLGRPVADVTEHSAVYQLSRACMITTFNEYGKKDQVEASFVIPEIKKLASDARVRNLNIILVSNGEPKGASGENHLSLNHEELTSFPNIEGHCLWGKIPIDSLCSSLERCVTLSLGHKAEMLSTVSMHPCSLEPKFLNQNNCMTFCSHNADPMNSYQVQVSICAQEIGARERSPYNSYSYNDVPTSSLPHIIRLRTGNVLFNYRYYNNTLQKTEVTEDFSCPFCLVRCASFKGLRYHLTSSHDLFNFEFWVTEEYQAVHVSVRTDIWGSEVVSDGVDPRLQTFFYCSKFKRHIRSKNLVQSACHVHPHVLESQSPEAAQEGSHEDYLQKENGTCSSYRLLAYPTDAALLNDNGSYKEEKLQKLSFSETHLMSARHKSESFGSENHYAAECIEPGSSSPDTIGICAASAQASISNDCAQRGSGSNLAPPTVLQFAKTRKLSVERTDPRNSQALLQKRQFFHSHRAQPMVAEQVISDRDSEDEVDDAIADFEDRRMLDDFVDVTKDEKQIMHMWNSFVRKQRVLADGHIPWACQAFSRLHGQVLVRSPALLCVACRLSTSLAPIVKTTCQGRLESKLTKSLIRGGISSEGSLFTCFR; encoded by the exons ATGACCTATCAGCATACTTGGTCAAGTTTGGAGTTCTATGAAAATCTATATTTCGCCACTTTCCATCCAGAATGCCAGGCTTACCTTTGGCG GAACATTGGCTGCAGTTGCAGCCATTCTAGGACTGCTGATCAGATGTGCCGCCAGCAGTCTCGGGTTCATTTGACCGCTGAAGAACAATTTGCAGCTGAAGAAAGCCTTTCGGTTTATTGTAAACCTGTTGAGCTTTACAATATTCTTCAACGACGCGCTATACAAAAT CCGTTGCTTCTTCAAAGATGTTTGCAATACAAGATAGAGGCAAAGCACAAACGGAG GATTCAAATAACTGTATCACTTTCCGGGAGCATGAATGCTGAGGGACAAAAACAAGATGGGTTACCTCTTTATGTGTTATTGGGAAGACCTGTTGCTGATGTTACAGAG CATTCTGCGGTATATCAACTTAGTCGAGCTTGTATGATAACCACCTTCAATGAATATGGGAAGAAAGATCAAGTAGAAGCCAGTTTTGTTATTCCTGAGATTAAGAAGCTAGCATCAGATGCTCGAGTTCGAAATCTCAACATTATCCTTGTCAGTAATG GGGAACCAAAAGGTGCTTCTGGTGAAAATCATCTATCACTGAATCATGAGGAACTCACCTCTTTTCCAA ATATTGAAGGTCATTGTCTATGGGGAAAAATACCAATTGATTCACTTTGTTCATCATTGGAGAGGTGTGTGACGCTGAGTTTAGGACATAAGGCTGAGATGCTTTCGACTGTTAGTATGCACCCGTGCAGTTTGGAG CCTAAATTTTTGAACCAGAACAACTGCATGACCTTTTGTTCTCATAATGCGGATCCTATG AATTCATATCAAGTGCAAGTGAGTATATGTGCACAAGAGATTGGAGCAAGAGAGAGGTCTCCTTATAATTCTTACTCATACAATGATGTTCCAACATCATCATTACCTCATATTATCCG ATTGAGAACGGGAAATGTCCTCTTTAACTATAGATACTACAACAACACACTGCAAAAAAcagaag TAACTGAAGACTTCTCCTGTCCATTTTGCCTGGTGCGATGCGCAAGCTTTAAG GGTTTAAGATATCACTTGACTTCCTCACATGACCTATTcaattttgagttctgg GTAACTGAAGAGTACCAAGCTGTGCATGTCTCTGTGAGGACTGACATATGGGGATCTGAG GTTGTATCTGATGGAGTGGATCCAAGGTTGCAAACCTTTTTTTACTG CTCAAAGTTTAAGAGGCATATAAGATCAAAAAATCTTGTTCAGAGTGCATGTCATGTGCATCCACATGTTTTGGAGTCGCAATCACCAGAAGCAGCCCAAGAAGGTTCTCATGAAGATTATCTGCAGAAAGAAAATGGCACATGTTCCTCTTACAGGCTCCTTGCCTACCCAACAGATGCTGCACTTCTGAATG ATAATGGCTCTTACAAAGAAGAAAAGCTTCAGAAACTATCATTCAGTGAAACCCATTTGATGTCTGCAAGGCATAAATCTGAAAGCTTTGGTTCCGAGAATCATTATGCTGCAGAGTGTATAGAACCTGGCTCATCTAGCCCTGATACTATAGGCATTTGCGCTGCTTCAGCTCAAGCTTCTATCAGTAATGATTGTGCTCAGCGTGGATCTGGAAGCAATCTTGCACCTCCAACTGTGTTGCAATTTGCGAAGACCCGGAAATTATCTGTTGAACGAACTGATCCCAGAAA CAGCCAAGCACTGCTACAAAAACGCCAGTTTTTTCACTCTCACAGAGCTCAG CCAATGGTGGCGGAGCAAGTAATTTCAGATCGGGACAGTGAGGATGAAGTTGATGATGCCATTGCTGATTTTGAAGATAGAAGG ATGCTTGATGATTTTGTGGATGTGACAAAGGACGAGAAGCAAATTATGCATATGTGGAATTCATTTGTCAGGAAACAAAG GGTGCTAGCAGATGGGCACATTCCTTGGGCATGTCAAGCGTTCTCCCGGCTTCATGGACAAGTACTTGTGCGGTCTCCTGCTTTGCTATG TGTCGCATGTCGATTATCCACCTCACTTGCTCCCATTGTCAAGACAACTTGCCAGGGTAGACTGGAATCCAAATTAACCAAGTCATTAATACGTGGAGGCATTTCATCAGAAGGTTCTCTCTTTACTTGCTTCAGATGA
- the LOC103721792 gene encoding polycomb group protein EMF2B-like isoform X2, producing the protein MTYQHTWSSLEFYENLYFATFHPECQAYLWRNIGCSCSHSRTADQMCRQQSRVHLTAEEQFAAEESLSVYCKPVELYNILQRRAIQNPLLLQRCLQYKIEAKHKRRIQITVSLSGSMNAEGQKQDGLPLYVLLGRPVADVTEHSAVYQLSRACMITTFNEYGKKDQVEASFVIPEIKKLASDARVRNLNIILVSNGEPKGASGENHLSLNHEELTSFPNIEGHCLWGKIPIDSLCSSLERCVTLSLGHKAEMLSTVSMHPCSLEPKFLNQNNCMTFCSHNADPMNSYQVQVSICAQEIGARERSPYNSYSYNDVPTSSLPHIIRLRTGNVLFNYRYYNNTLQKTEVTEDFSCPFCLVRCASFKGLRYHLTSSHDLFNFEFWVTEEYQAVHVSVRTDIWGSEVVSDGVDPRLQTFFYCSKFKRHIRSKNLVQSACHVHPHVLESQSPEAAQEGSHEDYLQKENGTCSSYRLLAYPTDAALLNDNGSYKEEKLQKLSFSETHLMSARHKSESFGSENHYAAECIEPGSSSPDTIGICAASAQASISNDCAQRGSGSNLAPPTVLQFAKTRKLSVERTDPRNQALLQKRQFFHSHRAQPMVAEQVISDRDSEDEVDDAIADFEDRRMLDDFVDVTKDEKQIMHMWNSFVRKQRVLADGHIPWACQAFSRLHGQVLVRSPALLCVACRLSTSLAPIVKTTCQGRLESKLTKSLIRGGISSEGSLFTCFR; encoded by the exons ATGACCTATCAGCATACTTGGTCAAGTTTGGAGTTCTATGAAAATCTATATTTCGCCACTTTCCATCCAGAATGCCAGGCTTACCTTTGGCG GAACATTGGCTGCAGTTGCAGCCATTCTAGGACTGCTGATCAGATGTGCCGCCAGCAGTCTCGGGTTCATTTGACCGCTGAAGAACAATTTGCAGCTGAAGAAAGCCTTTCGGTTTATTGTAAACCTGTTGAGCTTTACAATATTCTTCAACGACGCGCTATACAAAAT CCGTTGCTTCTTCAAAGATGTTTGCAATACAAGATAGAGGCAAAGCACAAACGGAG GATTCAAATAACTGTATCACTTTCCGGGAGCATGAATGCTGAGGGACAAAAACAAGATGGGTTACCTCTTTATGTGTTATTGGGAAGACCTGTTGCTGATGTTACAGAG CATTCTGCGGTATATCAACTTAGTCGAGCTTGTATGATAACCACCTTCAATGAATATGGGAAGAAAGATCAAGTAGAAGCCAGTTTTGTTATTCCTGAGATTAAGAAGCTAGCATCAGATGCTCGAGTTCGAAATCTCAACATTATCCTTGTCAGTAATG GGGAACCAAAAGGTGCTTCTGGTGAAAATCATCTATCACTGAATCATGAGGAACTCACCTCTTTTCCAA ATATTGAAGGTCATTGTCTATGGGGAAAAATACCAATTGATTCACTTTGTTCATCATTGGAGAGGTGTGTGACGCTGAGTTTAGGACATAAGGCTGAGATGCTTTCGACTGTTAGTATGCACCCGTGCAGTTTGGAG CCTAAATTTTTGAACCAGAACAACTGCATGACCTTTTGTTCTCATAATGCGGATCCTATG AATTCATATCAAGTGCAAGTGAGTATATGTGCACAAGAGATTGGAGCAAGAGAGAGGTCTCCTTATAATTCTTACTCATACAATGATGTTCCAACATCATCATTACCTCATATTATCCG ATTGAGAACGGGAAATGTCCTCTTTAACTATAGATACTACAACAACACACTGCAAAAAAcagaag TAACTGAAGACTTCTCCTGTCCATTTTGCCTGGTGCGATGCGCAAGCTTTAAG GGTTTAAGATATCACTTGACTTCCTCACATGACCTATTcaattttgagttctgg GTAACTGAAGAGTACCAAGCTGTGCATGTCTCTGTGAGGACTGACATATGGGGATCTGAG GTTGTATCTGATGGAGTGGATCCAAGGTTGCAAACCTTTTTTTACTG CTCAAAGTTTAAGAGGCATATAAGATCAAAAAATCTTGTTCAGAGTGCATGTCATGTGCATCCACATGTTTTGGAGTCGCAATCACCAGAAGCAGCCCAAGAAGGTTCTCATGAAGATTATCTGCAGAAAGAAAATGGCACATGTTCCTCTTACAGGCTCCTTGCCTACCCAACAGATGCTGCACTTCTGAATG ATAATGGCTCTTACAAAGAAGAAAAGCTTCAGAAACTATCATTCAGTGAAACCCATTTGATGTCTGCAAGGCATAAATCTGAAAGCTTTGGTTCCGAGAATCATTATGCTGCAGAGTGTATAGAACCTGGCTCATCTAGCCCTGATACTATAGGCATTTGCGCTGCTTCAGCTCAAGCTTCTATCAGTAATGATTGTGCTCAGCGTGGATCTGGAAGCAATCTTGCACCTCCAACTGTGTTGCAATTTGCGAAGACCCGGAAATTATCTGTTGAACGAACTGATCCCAGAAA CCAAGCACTGCTACAAAAACGCCAGTTTTTTCACTCTCACAGAGCTCAG CCAATGGTGGCGGAGCAAGTAATTTCAGATCGGGACAGTGAGGATGAAGTTGATGATGCCATTGCTGATTTTGAAGATAGAAGG ATGCTTGATGATTTTGTGGATGTGACAAAGGACGAGAAGCAAATTATGCATATGTGGAATTCATTTGTCAGGAAACAAAG GGTGCTAGCAGATGGGCACATTCCTTGGGCATGTCAAGCGTTCTCCCGGCTTCATGGACAAGTACTTGTGCGGTCTCCTGCTTTGCTATG TGTCGCATGTCGATTATCCACCTCACTTGCTCCCATTGTCAAGACAACTTGCCAGGGTAGACTGGAATCCAAATTAACCAAGTCATTAATACGTGGAGGCATTTCATCAGAAGGTTCTCTCTTTACTTGCTTCAGATGA
- the LOC103721792 gene encoding polycomb group protein EMF2B-like isoform X5 — protein sequence MPGLPLAVRETTNIGCSCSHSRTADQMCRQQSRVHLTAEEQFAAEESLSVYCKPVELYNILQRRAIQNPLLLQRCLQYKIEAKHKRRIQITVSLSGSMNAEGQKQDGLPLYVLLGRPVADVTEHSAVYQLSRACMITTFNEYGKKDQVEASFVIPEIKKLASDARVRNLNIILVSNGEPKGASGENHLSLNHEELTSFPNIEGHCLWGKIPIDSLCSSLERCVTLSLGHKAEMLSTVSMHPCSLEPKFLNQNNCMTFCSHNADPMNSYQVQVSICAQEIGARERSPYNSYSYNDVPTSSLPHIIRLRTGNVLFNYRYYNNTLQKTEVTEDFSCPFCLVRCASFKGLRYHLTSSHDLFNFEFWVTEEYQAVHVSVRTDIWGSEVVSDGVDPRLQTFFYCSKFKRHIRSKNLVQSACHVHPHVLESQSPEAAQEGSHEDYLQKENGTCSSYRLLAYPTDAALLNDNGSYKEEKLQKLSFSETHLMSARHKSESFGSENHYAAECIEPGSSSPDTIGICAASAQASISNDCAQRGSGSNLAPPTVLQFAKTRKLSVERTDPRNSQALLQKRQFFHSHRAQPMVAEQVISDRDSEDEVDDAIADFEDRRMLDDFVDVTKDEKQIMHMWNSFVRKQRVLADGHIPWACQAFSRLHGQVLVRSPALLCVACRLSTSLAPIVKTTCQGRLESKLTKSLIRGGISSEGSLFTCFR from the exons ATGCCAGGCTTACCTTTGGCGGTTCGTGAAACCAC GAACATTGGCTGCAGTTGCAGCCATTCTAGGACTGCTGATCAGATGTGCCGCCAGCAGTCTCGGGTTCATTTGACCGCTGAAGAACAATTTGCAGCTGAAGAAAGCCTTTCGGTTTATTGTAAACCTGTTGAGCTTTACAATATTCTTCAACGACGCGCTATACAAAAT CCGTTGCTTCTTCAAAGATGTTTGCAATACAAGATAGAGGCAAAGCACAAACGGAG GATTCAAATAACTGTATCACTTTCCGGGAGCATGAATGCTGAGGGACAAAAACAAGATGGGTTACCTCTTTATGTGTTATTGGGAAGACCTGTTGCTGATGTTACAGAG CATTCTGCGGTATATCAACTTAGTCGAGCTTGTATGATAACCACCTTCAATGAATATGGGAAGAAAGATCAAGTAGAAGCCAGTTTTGTTATTCCTGAGATTAAGAAGCTAGCATCAGATGCTCGAGTTCGAAATCTCAACATTATCCTTGTCAGTAATG GGGAACCAAAAGGTGCTTCTGGTGAAAATCATCTATCACTGAATCATGAGGAACTCACCTCTTTTCCAA ATATTGAAGGTCATTGTCTATGGGGAAAAATACCAATTGATTCACTTTGTTCATCATTGGAGAGGTGTGTGACGCTGAGTTTAGGACATAAGGCTGAGATGCTTTCGACTGTTAGTATGCACCCGTGCAGTTTGGAG CCTAAATTTTTGAACCAGAACAACTGCATGACCTTTTGTTCTCATAATGCGGATCCTATG AATTCATATCAAGTGCAAGTGAGTATATGTGCACAAGAGATTGGAGCAAGAGAGAGGTCTCCTTATAATTCTTACTCATACAATGATGTTCCAACATCATCATTACCTCATATTATCCG ATTGAGAACGGGAAATGTCCTCTTTAACTATAGATACTACAACAACACACTGCAAAAAAcagaag TAACTGAAGACTTCTCCTGTCCATTTTGCCTGGTGCGATGCGCAAGCTTTAAG GGTTTAAGATATCACTTGACTTCCTCACATGACCTATTcaattttgagttctgg GTAACTGAAGAGTACCAAGCTGTGCATGTCTCTGTGAGGACTGACATATGGGGATCTGAG GTTGTATCTGATGGAGTGGATCCAAGGTTGCAAACCTTTTTTTACTG CTCAAAGTTTAAGAGGCATATAAGATCAAAAAATCTTGTTCAGAGTGCATGTCATGTGCATCCACATGTTTTGGAGTCGCAATCACCAGAAGCAGCCCAAGAAGGTTCTCATGAAGATTATCTGCAGAAAGAAAATGGCACATGTTCCTCTTACAGGCTCCTTGCCTACCCAACAGATGCTGCACTTCTGAATG ATAATGGCTCTTACAAAGAAGAAAAGCTTCAGAAACTATCATTCAGTGAAACCCATTTGATGTCTGCAAGGCATAAATCTGAAAGCTTTGGTTCCGAGAATCATTATGCTGCAGAGTGTATAGAACCTGGCTCATCTAGCCCTGATACTATAGGCATTTGCGCTGCTTCAGCTCAAGCTTCTATCAGTAATGATTGTGCTCAGCGTGGATCTGGAAGCAATCTTGCACCTCCAACTGTGTTGCAATTTGCGAAGACCCGGAAATTATCTGTTGAACGAACTGATCCCAGAAA CAGCCAAGCACTGCTACAAAAACGCCAGTTTTTTCACTCTCACAGAGCTCAG CCAATGGTGGCGGAGCAAGTAATTTCAGATCGGGACAGTGAGGATGAAGTTGATGATGCCATTGCTGATTTTGAAGATAGAAGG ATGCTTGATGATTTTGTGGATGTGACAAAGGACGAGAAGCAAATTATGCATATGTGGAATTCATTTGTCAGGAAACAAAG GGTGCTAGCAGATGGGCACATTCCTTGGGCATGTCAAGCGTTCTCCCGGCTTCATGGACAAGTACTTGTGCGGTCTCCTGCTTTGCTATG TGTCGCATGTCGATTATCCACCTCACTTGCTCCCATTGTCAAGACAACTTGCCAGGGTAGACTGGAATCCAAATTAACCAAGTCATTAATACGTGGAGGCATTTCATCAGAAGGTTCTCTCTTTACTTGCTTCAGATGA
- the LOC103721792 gene encoding polycomb group protein EMF2B-like isoform X8 → MIQITVSLSGSMNAEGQKQDGLPLYVLLGRPVADVTEHSAVYQLSRACMITTFNEYGKKDQVEASFVIPEIKKLASDARVRNLNIILVSNGEPKGASGENHLSLNHEELTSFPNIEGHCLWGKIPIDSLCSSLERCVTLSLGHKAEMLSTVSMHPCSLEPKFLNQNNCMTFCSHNADPMNSYQVQVSICAQEIGARERSPYNSYSYNDVPTSSLPHIIRLRTGNVLFNYRYYNNTLQKTEVTEDFSCPFCLVRCASFKGLRYHLTSSHDLFNFEFWVTEEYQAVHVSVRTDIWGSEVVSDGVDPRLQTFFYCSKFKRHIRSKNLVQSACHVHPHVLESQSPEAAQEGSHEDYLQKENGTCSSYRLLAYPTDAALLNDNGSYKEEKLQKLSFSETHLMSARHKSESFGSENHYAAECIEPGSSSPDTIGICAASAQASISNDCAQRGSGSNLAPPTVLQFAKTRKLSVERTDPRNSQALLQKRQFFHSHRAQPMVAEQVISDRDSEDEVDDAIADFEDRRMLDDFVDVTKDEKQIMHMWNSFVRKQRVLADGHIPWACQAFSRLHGQVLVRSPALLCVACRLSTSLAPIVKTTCQGRLESKLTKSLIRGGISSEGSLFTCFR, encoded by the exons AT GATTCAAATAACTGTATCACTTTCCGGGAGCATGAATGCTGAGGGACAAAAACAAGATGGGTTACCTCTTTATGTGTTATTGGGAAGACCTGTTGCTGATGTTACAGAG CATTCTGCGGTATATCAACTTAGTCGAGCTTGTATGATAACCACCTTCAATGAATATGGGAAGAAAGATCAAGTAGAAGCCAGTTTTGTTATTCCTGAGATTAAGAAGCTAGCATCAGATGCTCGAGTTCGAAATCTCAACATTATCCTTGTCAGTAATG GGGAACCAAAAGGTGCTTCTGGTGAAAATCATCTATCACTGAATCATGAGGAACTCACCTCTTTTCCAA ATATTGAAGGTCATTGTCTATGGGGAAAAATACCAATTGATTCACTTTGTTCATCATTGGAGAGGTGTGTGACGCTGAGTTTAGGACATAAGGCTGAGATGCTTTCGACTGTTAGTATGCACCCGTGCAGTTTGGAG CCTAAATTTTTGAACCAGAACAACTGCATGACCTTTTGTTCTCATAATGCGGATCCTATG AATTCATATCAAGTGCAAGTGAGTATATGTGCACAAGAGATTGGAGCAAGAGAGAGGTCTCCTTATAATTCTTACTCATACAATGATGTTCCAACATCATCATTACCTCATATTATCCG ATTGAGAACGGGAAATGTCCTCTTTAACTATAGATACTACAACAACACACTGCAAAAAAcagaag TAACTGAAGACTTCTCCTGTCCATTTTGCCTGGTGCGATGCGCAAGCTTTAAG GGTTTAAGATATCACTTGACTTCCTCACATGACCTATTcaattttgagttctgg GTAACTGAAGAGTACCAAGCTGTGCATGTCTCTGTGAGGACTGACATATGGGGATCTGAG GTTGTATCTGATGGAGTGGATCCAAGGTTGCAAACCTTTTTTTACTG CTCAAAGTTTAAGAGGCATATAAGATCAAAAAATCTTGTTCAGAGTGCATGTCATGTGCATCCACATGTTTTGGAGTCGCAATCACCAGAAGCAGCCCAAGAAGGTTCTCATGAAGATTATCTGCAGAAAGAAAATGGCACATGTTCCTCTTACAGGCTCCTTGCCTACCCAACAGATGCTGCACTTCTGAATG ATAATGGCTCTTACAAAGAAGAAAAGCTTCAGAAACTATCATTCAGTGAAACCCATTTGATGTCTGCAAGGCATAAATCTGAAAGCTTTGGTTCCGAGAATCATTATGCTGCAGAGTGTATAGAACCTGGCTCATCTAGCCCTGATACTATAGGCATTTGCGCTGCTTCAGCTCAAGCTTCTATCAGTAATGATTGTGCTCAGCGTGGATCTGGAAGCAATCTTGCACCTCCAACTGTGTTGCAATTTGCGAAGACCCGGAAATTATCTGTTGAACGAACTGATCCCAGAAA CAGCCAAGCACTGCTACAAAAACGCCAGTTTTTTCACTCTCACAGAGCTCAG CCAATGGTGGCGGAGCAAGTAATTTCAGATCGGGACAGTGAGGATGAAGTTGATGATGCCATTGCTGATTTTGAAGATAGAAGG ATGCTTGATGATTTTGTGGATGTGACAAAGGACGAGAAGCAAATTATGCATATGTGGAATTCATTTGTCAGGAAACAAAG GGTGCTAGCAGATGGGCACATTCCTTGGGCATGTCAAGCGTTCTCCCGGCTTCATGGACAAGTACTTGTGCGGTCTCCTGCTTTGCTATG TGTCGCATGTCGATTATCCACCTCACTTGCTCCCATTGTCAAGACAACTTGCCAGGGTAGACTGGAATCCAAATTAACCAAGTCATTAATACGTGGAGGCATTTCATCAGAAGGTTCTCTCTTTACTTGCTTCAGATGA